The sequence CACGCCGAACAGGCGCAGAGAGAGCTGGAGCGGGAGCAACAGCGACTGGTCCGCTTGCAGCAACAGCAGCAGGCCAAGCGACGCTCCCTGCAGATCCAGAAAGAGGCCCAGCAGCGGCGGATTCAAGCCTACGAGGAGAAGCTGGAGGAGCTGGAGCAGCGCATCGAGGACAAGGAGGACCAATGGCAGGCGGTGATTCAGCTCAACCTGGAGCATCAGGCCCTGCAGAAGGAGCTCAGCAGTGCCCTGGAGGCAGAAACCACACTGGAACTGATGGAGGTGCACGGCGACCTCATCGGCGAAGAGGAGATGGAGCGCATCCACGAAGCGGTGGAGCAGGCCCGGGAGCAACTCCAGCGTCAGGCCAGGGAGATTCGGGTGTTCATCCCCACGGAAGAGGATCAGCTGGTGATTGAGGGGCTGGGTTCCAGCCTGGCGGTGCCCCTCTCCAATGGTCCCCAACAGACCATGATCACCCAGTTTGCCGAGCGGGTGGCCCTGGTACTGCTGGCCGGCGCCCTGCTGAGCCTGGTGGGGGTCTACCTGATCGCCCGCAAATTGGCCCGTCCCCTGGAAACCCTGGATGAGGGCTGCCGGCGTCTGTCCGCCGGCGAACTGGGCCTGCAATTGAGCCACAGCGGCACCCGGGAGACCCGCCGCGCCATCGACACCTTCAACCGAATGAGCTCCGATCTCAAGGAGAGTCAGGAGCAGCAGCGCCAGTTCCAGCAGCAACGTCACCTGGCGGAGCTGGGGGAGATCACCCGGGGCATCGCCCACGCCCTGCGCAACCCCATCCACACCATAGGCCTGCTGCTGGAAGGGATGAAACCGGAACAGCACCAGCTGCAGAGTCAAATCCGCACCAAGCTGAGTCATATGGATGACAGCCTCAGCAGCCTGCTGACCCTGGCCAGCCAGGGACTCGACCGGGAGGTGCCTGTGGCCATATCTGAGCTGATTGAGGGGATCCAGATGGAACTCAGTCAGACCGCCGAGGGCGTAGACTTTGTCAGCGAGCTCCCCGATGACCTGTCCGTCCTGGGGGCGGAGGTGGAGCTGCGTGCCATACTCCACACCCTGATGAACAACGCCCGGCAGGCCAGTGAACCTGGGCAGACGGTGCGTCTCTATCTGGAGAGAGAGCCACAACGGATTACCCTCTGGATCGAGGATCAGGGCAGCGGCCTGAGCGACGCCATCCGCGATCGCCTGTTTGAACCCCACCAGACCACCAAACCTGAAGGCGCAGGCATGGGGCTTTACATCGCAAGACGCATCGCCCGCCTCTGGTACGGCGGCGATCTGATTATTGAAGAACAGCCCAAGGGCGTCCGGGCCGGCCTGGTGCTGCCCAAGGAGAGACAAGCATGAGTCAAAATGGATTTCAGATCCTGCTGCTGGAAGATGACCCCACCCAGCGAGAACTGCTGGCAAAGATGATGACCGAGGCGGGCCACCGGGTGGACGCGGTGGCCGACGCCGACTCGGCCCTCAAACGCCTGGACAAACACCCCTGGCAGATCCTGTTCAGTGACTGGAAGCTGGCTCACGGCGACGCCAGCGAGGTGATTCGCCGCGCCCGGGCCCAGAGCCCGACCCTGGGGATCATCGTCGCCACCGCCTACGGCTCCATCGACCACGCGGTGGAAGCGATGAAGATGGGCGCCGACGACTACCTGCCCAAGCCCTTCCAGAAGCAGACCATGCTGCTGGCCATCGACAAGGCCGCCCGCTCCCATCAGTTGAAGGAGGACAACCGGCGCCTGACCGATCGTGTGCAGCAGCAGGGCGCCCTGATCGACATGGTGGGATCCAGCCCCGCCATGCGCACCCTGTTCGATCGGGTCGAGCGGATCAGCGGCATCAATACTACGGTGCTGATTCAAGGGGAGAGCGGGACCGGCAAGGAGCTGGTGGCCCAGCGCATCCACCGCCTCTCAGGCCGGGACGGTCCGTTCATTGCCCTCAACTGCGGCGCCATCCCCGACTCCCTGGCGGAGTCCGAGCTGTTCGGCCATGAAAAAGGCGCCTTCACCGGCGCGCACAGCGCCCGGGCCGGTAAGCTGGAGGCCGCCCAGGGGGGCACCCTGTTCCTGGATGAGATTGGCGAACTGCCACTGAATCTGCAGACCCGGCTGCTGCGGGTGCTGCAGGAGGGCAAGGTGACCCGCATCGGCAGTCACAAGGAGATCGATCTGGATATCCGGGTGGTGGCGGCCACCAACCGAGACTTGCTGCAGGAGGTGGAAGCGGGCAACTTCCGCCAGGACCTGTATTACCGCCTCAATGTGATTCCGGTGTCCACCCCGCCACTGAAGCAGCGCAGTGAGGACATCCCCGCCCTGGCGGAACACTTCCTGCGTCACTTCAGCCAGAAATACCAGCTGACCGCCCCCAGGCTGGGGGTCGCCGAAATGAATGCCCTGCGCAGTCACGGCTGGCCGGGTAACGTCAGGGAGTTGTCCAACTGCATGGAGCGCTTTGTGTTGCTGCAGGAGCTGGATCTCCAGCCCATTCGCTGTCAGGGCAAGATCACCCTGCCGGACGCAGGCCTGAACTGAGAGCAGGTGGAGAAGGAGTATCTTCAGGCGGCCCTGGAGCGCACCGGCGGCAACCGCACCGAGGCGGCCAAACTGCTGGGGCTGGGTTACAAGGCGTTCCTCTACCGCTCAGAGAAGCACGGGCTCTAGCCCACTGGGCTCACAACCCTTTGTGAGAGAAAAGCATCGCCTGGTCGGCGGCGAACCCCACCTTGATCTGGGTGTCGTCGCTACCCCAGATGCAGGTTTGGGTGCCCAAAGAGCCGCTGCAGCTGTCCGCCCTGCCCAGCAGGGCCTCCACCTCGGCACGGGACATTCCCAGTTCCAGTTTGTCGTAATTCGCCTGATTCACCTTGCTGCACCCTGCCAGCAACAGCAGCGCCACCCACAGCAGTCCCCTCATCACTCAGCCCCCGAACCAGTTGTTACAGAAAGTAAACCAGAAGTTACCGGGCGATTTCAATTCGAGATTTGGCTAACGAATCACCTTTTAAGCCCCACTGTTCGTGATGGAGTTCAACTATTTTAACGAGAGTTTTGTATAACCTTGCCGACTAGCCGATAGAGCTTAAACAAACCTAATAAAAACTCTTTACAGGGGAACGCATGGACTTCCGCAACTGGACCCTAGGCCGCCAGATAGGCGTATCCGCCCTGCTTCTTAGCATCCTCACCTACTCCATCACCGGCTTCTTCGGTTACCGTGTAGCCGCCGACAGCCTCACCGAAACCCTGCAGGAGTCCGAGTCGGTCATGGCCGACACCCTGGCAGACACCCTCGACCTGCAGTACCAACTGCTGATTAAGCAGGTGCGTACCAACGCCGAACTGTTCAACAAGATGTTCTCCACCGACTTCTCCCTGCTGGAGAAGCGGATCAACATCGCCGGTGCCAACGCCCCGGGCCTGAAGAACGGCCGCCGCCTGCTCAACAGCGCCGTGGCCCAGGTGGACAGATTCGCCAACATGACCGGCGGCACCGCCACGGTATTTGTGAAGGATGGGGATGACTTCACCCGCATCTCCTCCTCCCTGCGTAAAGAGAACGGTGACCGGGCTACCGGCACCCAGCTGGGCCAGGGTCACCCCGCCTACCCCATCATCATGGCGGGCCAGACCTATGAGGGCTATGCCAACCTGTTCGGCAAGCGCTACATCACCAGCTACCGCCCCATCAAGGACAAGCAGAACCGGGTGATCGGCATCCTCTACATTGGCCAGGATGTTAGCGAGATGATGCAGGAGATGGGCAAGGCCCTGGCCAACATCCAGCTCGGTGAAACCGGCTACGTCTCCCTGCTGCGCTATGAAGACGGCGTGTTCCTCTATCACCCGCAGCTGACCGGCAGCAAGGCCAGCAGCTTCAGCGACGACGATGGCCAGGCCATCTACCAGAGCGCCCTGTCCGACCGGGTCAAGCACCAGTTCGAATTCATGCTAGATGGCAAGCTGTGGGTTGCCATGACCCAGCCCGTGCCCGCCGCAGGCTGGATGGTGGCCCTGCAAGTGCCTGAAGAGGAGCTGAGCCACGCCCTGCAGCCTCTGGCCCGCACCAACATCGGCCTCTCCATTCTGGGGATTCTGGTGATCACCGTGCTGCTGTGGCTGATGCTCAACCGTCGCCTCAAGCCCCTGACCGCCCTGTGCACCCAGGTGGAAGCCATTGGCCACGGCGACTTGACCGCCCAGCTGACCACCAGTGGTGGCAACAGCCAGAACGAGGTGCATCGCATCACCGACAGCGTCGCCGAGATGACCCACAGCCTCAAGGAGCTGATCGCCACCCTGCAAGGGTCCACCTCCCAGTTGGAGCAGGCCGCCAGCGAGATGCAGACCGTCGCCCAGGTGAACGGCAGCGGCGCCGCCCAGATGATGCAGCAGACCGACCAGATCGCCGCCGCGGTCGAAGAGCTCACCACCTCGGTACAGGAGGTAGCCCAGCACGCCACAGGATCCGCCGAACAGGCGGAGGCGGTGGACACCGCCGCCAAGGATGGGGATCGTCAGGTCGACGATGTGATTGACCAGATGCGCGCCCTGGGCGATGCCCTGGAGAACGGCAACCAGGCGATTCACCGGGTGGAAGAGGGCAGCCACGCCATCACCCGGGTGATCCAGGTGATCAATGAGATCGCCGAGCAGACCAACCTGCTGGCCCTCAACGCCGCCATCGAAGCCGCCCGGGCCGGGGAGCAGGGTCGCGGTTTTGCCGTGGTGGCCGATGAGGTGCGCACCCTGGCACAACGTACCCAGAACTCCATCAGTGAGATCACCGGTACCATCGAGCAGTTGCAGCAGCGCACCCAGGAAGCGGTCAACCAGATGCAGGAGAGCAAGAAGCTCGGCGTGGCCTCCTCTGAGCTGAGCGTTCAGGCCGGCGACGCCCTGACCGACATCTCCCACAGCGTCACCGACCTGTCCCAGAATGCCACCTCCATCGCCACCGCGACGGAGCAGCAGGGCTCAGTCGCCTCGGAGATCGCCCGCAACATCAGCGGCATCACCGAACTGGCCCGGGAGTCTGAGCAGACCGCAGGCCAGACCGTGGACGCCGCCGAGCAGCTGACGGCCCTGGCCGGAGACATCCGCGGCCACCTGGCCCACTTCAAGTCTTAAGGGACCGACCAAGCAGAAAGGGCGCCAAAGGCGCCCTTTTCTTTTGCCCGGCGTCAGCGAACCGGCTCCCAGACCACACTGACCGGCTCCGAACCCCGTCACCGTATCCCCTGCTCTCCTTACCCGCAGCCGTCCCTGCCAGGGCCTGCAGTGCCAGCCCAGAGTCACACACCAATGACCCACGGGCCCTCAAGAGTAGCCCGGCAGCCCTCCCCCCTTGCTCGCCGACTGGCGCTGTCCAGATGCTTGAGAGGTGACCCTGAAGGAGCTAAGAGGCGCCCATAAAAAAAGAGGCGCTGATGCGCCTCTTTTCTCAATGGGCTTCCCCAGGGAAGCAGGGAGCAGCTTTACTTCTGCTCGCGTTCGGCCTTGGCGGCCATCTCTTCAGAGTGCTCGTACCACAGGGCATTGATGATGCCGAATGCACAGGCCAGCAGCACTCCGAGAATCCAGGTGAAATACCACATATTGTCGGCTCCTTAGTACAGAGAGTGCTTGTTGTTCTCGATGAATTCGCTGTTCAGGCGACCAAACATCTTGATGTAGCTCCAGGTGGTGTAACCCAGAATCAGCGGCACAAAGATGCAGGCCACGGCGAACATGATGGTCAGGGTCATCTCAGAACTAGTGGCATCCCACATGGTCAGTGAGTGGCTTGGGTTCAGAGAGGACGGCATCACGAACGGGAACAGAGACACTGCCGCGGTGGCAATGATCGCCACCTGGTTCAGTGAGCTGGTCACAAACGCCAGACCGTTACGGTTTGCCATGGTCAGCACTGCGGTCGCCAGGGGCATCAGCACCGCCAGCAGGGGCAGCACGTACAACACAGGCATGGCGTTGTAGTTGTTGAACCAGGCACCGGAGGCAATCTCAACGGTCTTCAGGGTCGGGTTGGAGGGGCCGTTGTGGTCCAGAGCGGAGGTCACCACGAAGCCGTCGATACCCGCGTACAGCCAGGCACCGGCCACCACGAACAGGGCCGCACACAGCACGCCGACCCACTGAGTGATCTTACGTACACGCTGGTAGAGTTCGGCATCGGTCTTCATGCCCAGCCAGGTGCAACCCTGGAGGATGAAGGCGGTCACACACAGCAGACCCACCACCAAAGCGAAGGGGTTGAGCAGACCGAAGAAGCTGCCACGGTAGAACACACGCAGGTACTCGTCGTATTCGAAGGGCACACCCTGCAGCAGGTTACCGAAGGCGACACCGATGATCAGCGGCGGCACCACACCACCGATGAACAGACACCAGTCCCAGGTGTTGCGCCAGCGTGGATCTTCAATCTTAGAGCGGTAGTCAAACCCGATAGGACGGAAGAACAGGGCGAACAGCACCAGCACCATGGCGATGTAGAAGCCGGAGAAGGCTGCCGCATACACCAGGGGCCAGGCGGCGAACAGGGCACCGCCGGCGGTCAGCAGCCATACCTGGTTGCCGTCCCAGTGAGGGGCGATGGAGTTGATCATCACCCGACGTTCGTTGTCGTTTTTGCCCACGAAGGGCAGCAGGGCACCCACACCCATGTCAAAACCATCGGTGACCGCGAAACCGATCATCAGTACGACGACCAGCAGCCACCAGATAGCGCGTAGAGTTTCGTAATCAAGCATGGCTAGCAGCCTCCTTGGCTTCTTCGCGGGCCTTGCGGGCCTTGGACAGTTTCGTCAGCAGACGGGCGTCTTCGGCAGCGTTTTCAGCAGACTCGAAGTGGTAGCGGCCAGTCTTCATGCTGCTGGGACCCAACCGGGCGAAGCGGAACATCAGGAACATCTCCACCACCAGGGCCACGGTGTAGAAACCACAGATGGCAACAATGGAGAAGATCAGGTCACCGGCACTCAGGCTGGAGGTGGACATGGCGGTAGGCAGAATCTCCGCGATGGTCCAGGGTTGACGGCCGTACTCGGCCACAAACCAGCCACACTGAATGGCGATCCAGGGGAAAGGCAGGATGAAGATCGCCGCCTTCAGCAACCAGGGCTTATCCATCACCTGCTGCTTGGCGCTCTGGAGGAAGGAGAGACCGATAACGATCAGCATCACCACACCCAGGCCCACCATCACGCGGAAGGTCCAGAACAGAGGGCCGACATTGGGGATGGAGTCCTCAACCGCCGCCTTAATCTGGGCCTCACTGGCCTGGTCGACATCTTCCAGGTAACGCTTCAGCAGGAAGCCATAGCCCAGGTCCACCTTGCGCTCCTGGAACTCGGCGATCTCGGCCTCGGTAGCAGAACCGTCTCGCACCTTCTGCAGCAGGGTGTAGGCCACCATGCCGTTGCGGATGCGGGCTTCATGCTCCACCTTGATGTCCTTGATGCCCATCACCTGCTCATCCAGGGAGCGGGTGGCGATGATGCCCATCACATAGGGGATCTTCACCGCAAAATTGGTTTCCATGTTTTCACTGTCTGGAATACCGAAGGCGGTAAAGGAAGCCGGTGCCGGATGGGTATCCCATTCCGCTTCTACGGCAGCCAGTTTCACCTTCTGCACGTCACCCATCTCGTAGCCGGACTCGTCACCCAGGACGATAACGGACAGGATAGAGGCCATACCGAAGGCGGAGGCGATGTAGAAAGAGCGCTTGGCAAAGGCGATGTCCCGGCCCTTCAGCAGGTAGTAGGCGCTGATGGCCAACACGAACACGGAACCAGTGACGTAGCCTGAAGCCACGGTGTGGACAAACTTAACCTGAGCAACCGGGTTGAACAGCACGTCGGCGAAGCTGGCCATCTCCATGCGCATGGTGACGTAGTTGAACTCGGCGCCCACAGGGTGCTGCATCCAGCCGTTGGCCACCAGAATCCACAGGGCAGACATGTTGGAGCCCAGGGCCACCAGCCAGGTTACCGCCAGGTGCTGACGCTTGGACAGACGATCCCAGCCGAAGAAGAACAGGCCAATCAGAGTCGATTCAAGGAAGAAAGCCATCAGGGCTTCGATGGCCAATGGGGCCCCGAAGATGTCCCCGACGTAGTGGGAGTAGTAGGCCCAGTTGGTTCCGAATTGGAACTCCATGGTGATACCAGTGGTAACACCCAGGGCGAAGTTAATGGCAAAGAGTTTACCCCAGAACTTGGTCATGTCCTTGTAAACCTGCTTATCGGTCATCACATAGAGTGACTCCATGATCGCAAGCAGGAACGCCATGCCCAGGGTGAGGGGTACAAACAGGAAGTGATACATCGCGGTCAGTGCAAACTGCAATCGCGATAGATCCACTACTTCATCGACAATCATTGGTGTCTCCTTACGCCTGCCGTGCCGCCATTGCTGGCAACGTGATTCAGGAAAAATTATTGGGAGCAATACAACAAATAAAGTGCTGAGTTCGGCTTACCCTGGGGACACGGCTGCCCAGGGACATTGTGGGCCTCCCGCAACAGGCGCTTACTCTCATTCGCCCCTGCCGGTTCGTCGGCCGTTCCGGCTCCGCCGGACACTCACAACATTTCGTTAACTCAACACTTTCGATTAGCGAACCTCTGTTTGTTCCCCCGCACCGGAGAACAAAGAGAGATTGCGCTGCTATTTCCGCTAATTTTATATCATTCCCCCAGTGGCACCCTCAATCCCTGCCAGAATCCCCTGATCACTTTTGAGAGGTGACTCACAAATATTAAGACTTAATAAAAAAGGCTTGCAGAACAGTTAAATGTTAAGAATTTTGATCTGATTTATATTCGGCTTTAACCATCCTCGAATTATTGGCTAACACGGTTCGAAATTTTGATAAAAATTGTATTGCAACAATCAGGACAATGAAAACAATTCAATTGTTAAAACCCTTTGCATTCAGCATATAGAGCGCACACCTCTCGAGATAAAGACTGAACAAAGGCTGAATAATAAATTAGAAAAACTAATGTGAAAAAAGAGTTTTTCTCGTTTGTCGAATATCCAAATTCCAGCCTAATATATCCACGAAAACGGCATTCCAAATATCGGAAATATGACGTTTTAAATATGAAATTGTCCCAACTCTCAGTTTTTCGGAGGTACTCATGAGTCTGTTTCTCAAGCGCGTGTCCAAGCTCTACCAACGTAGCTTCGTTGAGCTTTATCAGCTTCGGGTCATGTGAACACCCTGGCTGCCGTCCCCGCGGCGGCCCAAGCGTCACCCTTCTTTGCATTAGCTTGATTGCATAGCTTTGGCCGCCCTCCCAGGGCGGCCCTTTTTTTGCCTGAACGCCGACTCCCCCAGAGTGACCCTCTGCTTACGCCCCCTCCTTGATCCCAGACAACAAAGCCAGATAAGCCGATTCAGCCCACAAAAAAGCCCGGCACCGGGCCGGGCTTGATGAGGTCAGCAGGGTTTAACCCAGGGCAACCCTGGCGTTGCGGAACATCCGCATCCAAGGGCTGTCCTCACCCCACTCGTCAGGGTGCCAGGAGTTGGCCACGGTGCGGAACACCCGCTCAGGGTGAGGCATCATGATGGTCACCCGGCCGTCGGTGGTGGTCAGGCCGGTGATCCCCGCGGGGGAGCCGTTGGGGTTGGCCGGATAGGCGGTGGCGATCTGCCCCTGATGGTTCAGGTAACGCAGTGCCACTGTGCCCGAGGCATCGGCGGCATGGAACGCCTGCTGGCTGGCGAACTCCGCCCGGCCTTCGCCGTGGGAGACGGCAATGGGCATACGCGACCCAGCCATGCCCTGGAAGAACAGACTGGGGCTCTGCTGCACCTCCACCAGGGAGAAACGGGCTTCGAAACGCTCAGAGCGGTTACGCACGAAATGCGGCCAGTGCTCCGAACCTGGGATGATGCTCTTGAGATTGGAGAGCATCTGGCAGCCGTTACACACCCCCAGAGCCAGGCTGTCGCTGCGCTCGAAGAAGCGCTGGAACTGTTCCCGGGCACGGGCGTTAAACAGGATGGACTTGGCCCAGCCCTCTCCGGCGCCTAGCACGTCGCCATAGGAGAAGCCGCCACAGGCCACCAGCCCCTGGAACTGCTCCAGAGTCAGGCGACCCTCGAGGATGTCGCTCATGTGCACATCCACGGCGTCAAAACCGGCACGGTCGAAGGCGGCCGCCATCTCCACGTGGGAGTTGACCCCCTGTTCACGCAAGATGGCCATCTTGGGGGCATTGCCCTTGAGGATAAAGGGCGCAGCCACATCCTCGGCAGGGTCGAAACTGAGATCCACCGACAGGCCGGGATCCTCGGCATTGAGCTTGGCCTGATGCTCCTCTTCGGCGCACTGAGGGTTGTCTCGCAGGGACTGCATGCGGAAGGTGGTCTCTGCCCAGACACCGCGCAGCTCGGTGCGGCTCTCATCCAGCAGAGTATCTCCTGCGCGACGCACAATCAGGCGCTCGCCGTCGTTGACCGAACCGATCACCTGGCTGCAGCCAGCCAGGCCATGGTCCGCCAGCACCGCCTCGACCTGAGCCAGGCGATCGTCGGCCACCTGAACCACGGCACCCAGCTCTTCGTTGAACAGCACCGCCAGATCGTCACCGGCCAGAGCACTCAGGTCCACGTCCAGACCCGCCTTACCGGCGAAGGCCATCTCTGCCAGGGTGACAAACAGACCGCCATCGCCCTTATCGTGATAGGCGAGCAGCGCCTTGTCGGCGATCAGCCCCTGAATGGCATTGAAGAACCCCTTGAGCAGCTCAGGCTGGTCCACATCCGGTGCCTGGTTGCCCAGCTGGTTGTACACCTGCGCCAGGGCAGAACCGCCCAGTCGCTGCTTGCCGTTGCCCAGGTCGATGTAGAGCAGCTTGCTGTCGCCCTTGTCCAGGCGCAGTTGAGGGGTCAGGGTGTCACGCACGTCCTCGACCCGGCCAAAGGCGGTGATCACCAGAGACAGCGGCGAGGTGACGCTCTTGCGCTCCCCCTGATCTTCCCAGGCGGTCTTCATGGACATGGAGTCCTTGCCCACAGGGATGGTCAGTCCCAGGGCCGGACACAGCTCCTCACCCACCGCCTTCACCGCCTCGTAGAGGCCAGCGTCTTCCCCTGGGTGACCGGCAGCGGCCATCCAGTTGGCAGAGAGCTTGATGTGGGCCAGGGAGCCGATGTGGGCACTGGCGATGTTGGTCAGGGACTCACCCACCGCCATGCGGGCAGAAGCGCCATAGTTGATCAGCGCCAGGGGAGTACGCTCGCCCATGGACATCGCTTCACCGTGGTAGCTGTCCAGGGCGGCAGCGGTGACCGCACAGTTGGCCACGGGCACCTGCCAGGGGCCTACCATCTGATCCCGGGCCACCAGACCGGTCACCGAGCGGTCACCGATGGTGATCAGGAAGGTCTTCTCCGCCACGGCGGGCAGACGCAGCACCCGGCGTACCGCTTCCTTGAGCTCCATGGCACCGGTGTCCAGATCCGCAGAGGCGCACTGGGCGGAACTGACATCACGGTGCATCTTGGGCGCCTTGCCCAGCAGCACCTCCATGGGCATGTCGATGGGGGTGTTGTCGAAGTGGCTGTCTTCCAGCACCAGCTGCAGCTCTTCGGTGGCTTCACCGATCACCGCATAGGGGGCGCGCTCACGGCGACAGATGGCGTCGAACCTGTCCAGGTCCTCGACAGCCACCGCCATCACATAACGCTCCTGAGATTCGTTACACCAGATCTCCAGGGGCGACATGCCGGGCTCGTCATTGGGCACATCCCGAAGGCGGAAACGGCCGCCGCGACCACCGTCGTCCACCAGCTCAGGCATGGCGTTGGAGAGACCACCGGCGCCCACGTCGTGGATGAAAGCGATGGGGTTGTCGTCCCCAAGCTGCCAACAGCGATCGATCACCTCCTGGCAGCGGCGCTCGATCTCCGGGTTCTCCCGCTGAACCGAGGCAAAGTCCAGGTCTTCGGAGGACTGGCCGGAGGCCATGGAGGAGGCGGCACCGCCCCCCAGGCCGATGTTCATCGCCGGTCCGCCGAGGACGATCAGCTTGGCGCCGACGGGGATCTCCCCCTTCTGCACGTGATCCTCGCGGATGTTCCCCAGACCACCCGCCAGCATGATTGGCTTGTGGTAGCCACGCACCTCGGTGCCGTTGAAGCTGGTCACCTCCTGCTCATAGGTGCGGAAGTACCCCAGCAGGGCAGGACGGCCAAATTCGTTGTTGAAGGCGGCGCCCCCCAGCGGCCCCTCGGTCATGATCTCCAGAGGGGTCACGATGCGATCCGGCTTGCCATAGGGCTTCTCCCAGGGCTGTTCGAAGCCGGGGATGTTCAGGTTGGACACGGTAAAGCCGGTGAGGCCCGCCTTGGGCTTGGAGCCCCGGCCGGTGGCACCTTCGTCACGGATCTCACCGCCGGAGCCGGTGGCCGCCCCAGGATAGGGACTGATGGCGGTGGGGTGGTTGTGGGTCTCCACCTTCATCAGGATGTGCACCGGCTCCTGGTGGTAGCGGTAGCTGCCGGCGTCATCGGGGAAGAAGCGGCCCGCTTCCGACCCCACCATCACCGCGGCGTTGTCCTTATAGGCGGAGAGGACGTTTTCCGGGTTCTGTTCGAAGGTGTTCTTGATCATCTTGAACAGAGACTTGGGCTGAACCTCACCGTCGATGGTCCAGTCCGCATTGAAAATCTTGTGACGACAGTGCTCTGAGTTTGCCTGGGCAAACATGTAGAGCTCGATGTCGTTGGGGTTACGTCCCAGGCGGGTGAAATTCTCCACCAGATAATCGATCTCATCCTCCGCCAGGGCCAGGCCCATGCTGACGTTGGCCTGGGCCAGGGCGTCGCGGCCACCACCGAGCACGTCCACAGACGTCAGCTGCGCCGGTTCGGCGCTGACAAACAGGGCATCCGCCGCGTCGAAGCTGTCCAGCACCGCTTCCACCATGCGGTCATGAATCAGGTTGAGCAGCTGCTTCTGCTGCTCAGCATCGAGCTCACCCTCGAGGGTCAGATACCAGGCAACGCCGCGCTCCAGTCGCTTAACCGCACCCAGGCCACAGTTGTGGGCGATGTCGGTAGCCTTGGAGGACCAGGGAGAGATGGTGCCAGGTCTGGGAACCACCAGGAACAATTTGCCCTGGGGCTCATGCTGTTCCAGCCGAGGTCCATAGGTTAATATCTGTTCAAGGTGTTGAGTTTGCTCAGGATTGAGCGGCGAGGCGAGGTGGGCAAAGTGGCAGTATTCCGCATAGAGATCGGACACGGGAAGTTTCGCGTTCTGGCAAGCCGATAGCAGCTTGTGGACCCGAAACGCGGACAGCGCCGGCGCGCCGCGGAGGATCTTAATCACGGTATTTTTTACCTTATATAGTTTTGTGTAGGGCTCAATACCGGGAGCGAAATCCGAACCGGATCACAATTCCCGGCATCAAAGGTGGCGACATTATAGTGGAAAGGTCGGTCGCAAAACAGTCTACAATGAGCGGAAGATGACGAAGATTTCAGATGGATGCATAACCATGAGGGGTTTACTGGCTGTCACGCTGCTGACCCTGGCCGGATGCCTTCCGCTGGAGTATCAGCAGCCTCAGCGAGCCGAGCCCGAACCTGAGCGCCCCCTGAGGGTCGGTACCCTGTATGGGCCGACCACCTATGTGGTGGGCGCCGCAGGGGCCCAGGGACTGGATTACGAACTGGCCCAGGGCTTTGCCCTGCACCTGGGCCAGGAGCTCGAGGTCACCCCCTACTCGTCACTGCCGGAGATGTTTAACGACATG is a genomic window of Ferrimonas sp. YFM containing:
- a CDS encoding ATP-binding protein: MSLKRYLMIAFGSLILLFTLLQWLLVQQLTTDFRRQLAEDSEAVAQEVASVTIETLLPPVPPKSVVRVLPPKEETALSEQERERMLAMAERHAEQAQRELEREQQRLVRLQQQQQAKRRSLQIQKEAQQRRIQAYEEKLEELEQRIEDKEDQWQAVIQLNLEHQALQKELSSALEAETTLELMEVHGDLIGEEEMERIHEAVEQAREQLQRQAREIRVFIPTEEDQLVIEGLGSSLAVPLSNGPQQTMITQFAERVALVLLAGALLSLVGVYLIARKLARPLETLDEGCRRLSAGELGLQLSHSGTRETRRAIDTFNRMSSDLKESQEQQRQFQQQRHLAELGEITRGIAHALRNPIHTIGLLLEGMKPEQHQLQSQIRTKLSHMDDSLSSLLTLASQGLDREVPVAISELIEGIQMELSQTAEGVDFVSELPDDLSVLGAEVELRAILHTLMNNARQASEPGQTVRLYLEREPQRITLWIEDQGSGLSDAIRDRLFEPHQTTKPEGAGMGLYIARRIARLWYGGDLIIEEQPKGVRAGLVLPKERQA
- a CDS encoding sigma-54 dependent transcriptional regulator, with product MSQNGFQILLLEDDPTQRELLAKMMTEAGHRVDAVADADSALKRLDKHPWQILFSDWKLAHGDASEVIRRARAQSPTLGIIVATAYGSIDHAVEAMKMGADDYLPKPFQKQTMLLAIDKAARSHQLKEDNRRLTDRVQQQGALIDMVGSSPAMRTLFDRVERISGINTTVLIQGESGTGKELVAQRIHRLSGRDGPFIALNCGAIPDSLAESELFGHEKGAFTGAHSARAGKLEAAQGGTLFLDEIGELPLNLQTRLLRVLQEGKVTRIGSHKEIDLDIRVVAATNRDLLQEVEAGNFRQDLYYRLNVIPVSTPPLKQRSEDIPALAEHFLRHFSQKYQLTAPRLGVAEMNALRSHGWPGNVRELSNCMERFVLLQELDLQPIRCQGKITLPDAGLN
- a CDS encoding helix-turn-helix domain-containing protein, with the translated sequence MEKEYLQAALERTGGNRTEAAKLLGLGYKAFLYRSEKHGL
- a CDS encoding DUF3862 domain-containing protein, with the translated sequence MRGLLWVALLLLAGCSKVNQANYDKLELGMSRAEVEALLGRADSCSGSLGTQTCIWGSDDTQIKVGFAADQAMLFSHKGL
- a CDS encoding methyl-accepting chemotaxis protein, which produces MDFRNWTLGRQIGVSALLLSILTYSITGFFGYRVAADSLTETLQESESVMADTLADTLDLQYQLLIKQVRTNAELFNKMFSTDFSLLEKRINIAGANAPGLKNGRRLLNSAVAQVDRFANMTGGTATVFVKDGDDFTRISSSLRKENGDRATGTQLGQGHPAYPIIMAGQTYEGYANLFGKRYITSYRPIKDKQNRVIGILYIGQDVSEMMQEMGKALANIQLGETGYVSLLRYEDGVFLYHPQLTGSKASSFSDDDGQAIYQSALSDRVKHQFEFMLDGKLWVAMTQPVPAAGWMVALQVPEEELSHALQPLARTNIGLSILGILVITVLLWLMLNRRLKPLTALCTQVEAIGHGDLTAQLTTSGGNSQNEVHRITDSVAEMTHSLKELIATLQGSTSQLEQAASEMQTVAQVNGSGAAQMMQQTDQIAAAVEELTTSVQEVAQHATGSAEQAEAVDTAAKDGDRQVDDVIDQMRALGDALENGNQAIHRVEEGSHAITRVIQVINEIAEQTNLLALNAAIEAARAGEQGRGFAVVADEVRTLAQRTQNSISEITGTIEQLQQRTQEAVNQMQESKKLGVASSELSVQAGDALTDISHSVTDLSQNATSIATATEQQGSVASEIARNISGITELARESEQTAGQTVDAAEQLTALAGDIRGHLAHFKS
- the cydX gene encoding cytochrome bd-I oxidase subunit CydX encodes the protein MWYFTWILGVLLACAFGIINALWYEHSEEMAAKAEREQK